In Williamwhitmania taraxaci, one DNA window encodes the following:
- a CDS encoding cytochrome d ubiquinol oxidase subunit II: protein MVDTTYIFLQQYWWFIVSLLAALLVFLLFVQGGQTLIYTVAKNEDERRLVINSLGRKWEFTFTTLVTFGGAFFASFPLFYSTSFGGAYWVWMAILFAFIIQAVSYEYRSRANNFLGAKTYEIFLILNGLLGTILLGTAVGTFFSGSEFSMVKDNITNIANPVISAWENPFHGLEAVLNVNNVALGLAVFFLSRVLALLYFMNNIDDTNILARSKKQLLYNSLPFLLFFLYFLGATMLAQGFAVDPENGVVSMENYKYLHNLIAMPAVLGLLLVGVVLVLWGIGLSVFKTSSKGIWFAGPGVIFTVLALMLTVGYNNTAFYPSTFNIQHSLTIFNSSSSKYTLTAMSYVSLMVPFVAAYIFFTWRKINNKKIDAAEMKEDIHIY from the coding sequence ATGGTTGATACAACTTACATTTTTCTACAGCAATATTGGTGGTTCATCGTTTCGCTACTAGCGGCACTGTTGGTTTTTTTGCTCTTTGTTCAGGGCGGACAAACCTTGATCTATACCGTTGCCAAAAACGAGGATGAACGGCGCTTAGTGATAAACTCATTGGGCCGTAAGTGGGAGTTCACCTTTACAACCTTAGTTACCTTTGGTGGTGCGTTCTTTGCATCTTTTCCCCTGTTTTACTCTACCAGTTTTGGAGGTGCTTACTGGGTGTGGATGGCAATTCTTTTCGCTTTTATTATTCAGGCGGTTTCCTACGAGTATCGGTCGAGGGCCAATAATTTTCTTGGAGCTAAAACCTACGAAATTTTCTTAATTCTTAACGGTCTTTTAGGAACGATTCTGCTTGGAACTGCCGTTGGTACTTTTTTCTCAGGATCAGAATTTTCAATGGTTAAGGATAACATTACGAACATTGCCAATCCGGTAATCTCGGCTTGGGAAAATCCATTTCACGGATTGGAGGCAGTTCTCAATGTGAATAATGTGGCTCTTGGTCTAGCGGTTTTCTTCCTCTCGCGGGTGCTCGCTTTGTTATATTTTATGAATAACATCGACGATACCAATATTTTGGCCCGATCGAAGAAGCAGCTGCTTTATAATTCTTTGCCTTTTCTTTTGTTTTTTCTCTACTTCCTAGGTGCGACTATGCTGGCCCAAGGGTTTGCTGTTGATCCGGAAAATGGAGTGGTCTCGATGGAGAACTATAAATACTTGCACAATCTCATAGCCATGCCTGCGGTGCTAGGATTGCTCTTGGTCGGAGTAGTGTTGGTGCTTTGGGGGATCGGTCTTTCGGTATTCAAAACCAGTTCTAAAGGAATTTGGTTTGCAGGTCCCGGAGTAATTTTCACCGTGCTAGCGTTGATGCTTACCGTTGGGTATAACAACACGGCCTTTTATCCTTCAACCTTTAATATACAGCACTCTTTAACCATTTTCAATAGTTCATCTAGCAAGTATACACTTACTGCTATGAGCTACGTATCGCTGATGGTTCCGTTTGTTGCTGCCTACATCTTTTTTACTTGGAGGAAGATAAATAACAAGAAGATTGATGCGGCCGAAATGAAGGAAGATATTCACATTTACTAG